One Gammaproteobacteria bacterium genomic window carries:
- the lysS gene encoding lysine--tRNA ligase, with the protein MSDDKHLDENRLIAERRAKLARLRERGNAYPNDFRRTALAQQIVAAYGAHDAETLERENAVVKVAGRMLAKRVMGRNSFAKIQDRSGQIQLFVQRDAISEERYADFKKWDLGDIVGAVGKVFKTNTGEVSVAVSELELLVKSLRPLPEKWHGIADAELKVRRRYLDLIVNERAREVFRLRSRTMSTIRRFLDALDFLEVETPMMHPIPGGAAARPFETHHRALDLTLYLRIAPELYLKRLLVGGFERVYELGRVFRNEGVSTRHNPEFTMLELYQAYADYREMMALTETLLRETARAVLGRTEIEYQGERFELGAAFPRIRFEDALLEHGGAHAANAESDAALARSAVLSRESLRDRETLAALCRSRGIEVLPDFGAGKLQLELFEKTVEPRLRGPVFVTHYPAEVSPLARRTDGDPFLTDRFELFVAGREIANGFSELNDPEDQAERFRAQAEAKARGDEEAMVYDEDYVRALEYGMPPAGGLGIGVDRLVMLLTDTASIRDVLLFPHLKPEA; encoded by the coding sequence ATGAGCGACGACAAGCACTTGGACGAGAATCGGCTGATTGCCGAAAGACGCGCGAAGCTCGCCCGCCTGCGGGAGCGAGGTAACGCGTATCCGAACGACTTCCGCCGCACGGCGCTCGCGCAGCAGATCGTCGCCGCGTACGGCGCGCACGACGCAGAGACGCTCGAGCGGGAGAACGCCGTCGTGAAGGTGGCGGGCCGAATGCTCGCGAAGCGCGTGATGGGCCGAAACAGCTTCGCGAAGATTCAGGACCGCTCCGGGCAGATTCAGCTCTTCGTGCAGCGCGACGCGATCTCCGAGGAACGCTACGCCGACTTCAAGAAATGGGATCTCGGCGACATCGTCGGCGCCGTCGGCAAGGTGTTCAAGACGAACACCGGCGAGGTCTCCGTTGCGGTGTCCGAGCTCGAGCTGCTCGTGAAGTCGCTGCGGCCGCTGCCGGAGAAGTGGCACGGCATCGCGGATGCGGAGCTCAAGGTACGGCGCCGTTATCTCGATCTCATCGTCAACGAGCGCGCGCGGGAAGTGTTTCGCCTGCGCTCTCGGACGATGTCGACCATCCGTCGGTTCCTCGACGCGCTCGATTTTCTCGAGGTCGAGACGCCGATGATGCACCCGATCCCCGGCGGCGCCGCCGCCCGGCCGTTCGAGACGCATCACCGCGCGCTCGATCTCACGCTCTATCTGAGGATCGCGCCGGAGCTCTATCTGAAGCGTCTACTCGTCGGGGGGTTCGAGCGCGTGTACGAGCTCGGCCGCGTGTTCCGCAACGAAGGCGTGTCCACGCGCCACAACCCCGAGTTCACGATGCTGGAGCTCTATCAGGCTTATGCGGATTATCGCGAGATGATGGCGCTCACGGAGACGCTGCTGCGCGAGACCGCACGCGCGGTGCTCGGGCGCACCGAGATCGAGTACCAGGGCGAGCGCTTCGAGCTCGGCGCCGCTTTCCCGCGCATCCGCTTCGAGGACGCGCTGCTCGAGCACGGCGGCGCGCATGCGGCGAATGCGGAAAGCGATGCGGCTTTGGCCCGGTCGGCTGTGCTGTCCCGCGAGTCGCTCCGAGACCGCGAGACGCTCGCCGCGCTCTGCCGCTCGCGGGGAATCGAGGTGCTTCCGGATTTCGGTGCGGGCAAGCTGCAGCTCGAGCTCTTCGAAAAGACCGTGGAGCCGCGTCTTCGCGGTCCCGTGTTCGTCACGCATTACCCCGCCGAGGTGTCGCCGCTCGCGCGGCGGACCGACGGCGACCCGTTTCTCACGGACCGCTTCGAGCTGTTCGTCGCGGGACGGGAAATCGCCAACGGCTTCTCCGAGCTCAACGATCCCGAGGACCAGGCCGAGCGCTTTCGCGCGCAGGCCGAGGCGAAGGCTCGCGGCGACGAGGAGGCGATGGTGTACGACGAGGACTACGTGCGCGCGCTCGAGTACGGCATGCCCCCGGCAGGCGGGCTCGGCATCGGCGTGGACCGGCTCGTGATGCTGCTGACCGACACGGCCTCGATTCGCGACGTGCTGCTGTTTCCTCATCTGAAGCCGGAAGCATGA